A genomic region of Megalobrama amblycephala isolate DHTTF-2021 linkage group LG6, ASM1881202v1, whole genome shotgun sequence contains the following coding sequences:
- the LOC125269647 gene encoding uncharacterized protein LOC125269647, whose protein sequence is MTEDDLIGKRASITYEDCLRQLATLLVLPVQKCPYICDVSKVECQCRPPFEVSITRRGTASIMEWTCPVGHTVWRWSSQPTLRYGKLAGDFMLASNILLSGSNYAKVSLLFQFMNMGMVDRSSFFTIQDTYGVDTVKYFWEERRAEAINRLKDRDVVIVADGRMDSPGHCAQYCTYTAMENESREIISVITVDKRETGRNSVIMEREAFVWTVDTLLNEVKLVEVCTDAHVQISALMNKGKYKDLGLQHSLDMWHGAKNLAKRIHAASQVKGQSSLSSWLKDIVNHFWWCCKTADSYQEFLELWLGLLHHVTNEHRWVLGSCQHADLESGGTQQWLERGSMAHEALKSIVRNKWWLNEVHKYLNFGSTADLESFQNHILMYASKRTAFSPPVFEARMLLAAMDYNYHKDRPELCKSDGSKQYRRLYKKNARRYMLYTQKTSKTYGYIPELQEHDPSKEISW, encoded by the exons ATGACTGAAGATGACCTAATCGGGAAACGGGCCTCCATCACTTATGAGGACTGTTTGAGGCAGCTTGCAACATTACTTGTGCTTCCGGTCCAAAAGTGCCCATACATATGTGACGTCAGCAAAGTGGAGTGTCAATGTCGCCCTCCATTTGAAGTTTCCATTACGCGCAGGGGTACTGCAAGCATCATGGAATGG ACCTGCCCTGTTGGCCACACTGTATGGAGATGGAGCTCACAGCCCACTTTGAGGTATGGGAAGCTAGCAGGGGACTTCATGTTGGCAAGCAACATACTACTCTCCGGAAGCAACTACGCCAAAGTCTCGCTTCTGTTCCAGTTTATGAACATGGGGATGGTGGACCGTAGTTCATTTTTCACAATTCAGGACACATACGGTGTAGACACTGTGAAGTACTTTTGGGAGGAGAGGAGGGCTGAGGCAATAAATCGCCTAAAAGACAGAGATGTGGTAATAGTAg CGGATGGAAGAATGGACAGTCCTGGACATTGCGCCCAGTACTGTACATACACTGCCATGGAGAACGAATCCAGGGAAATCATCTCTGTCATCACTGTGGACAAAAGGGAGACTGGGCGAAATTCTGTGATCATGGAGAGAGAGGCATTTGTGTGGACAGTCGACACTCTTTTGAATGAAGTGAAACTAGTAGAGGTCTGCACTGATGCCCATGTCCAGATCTCCGCACTAATGA acAAAGGAAAGTACAAAGACCTTGGGCTGCAGCACAGCTTGGATATGTGGCATGGGGCCAAGAATTTGGCAAAAAGGATCCATGCT GCTTCACAGGTCAAGGGTCAGTCCAGTTTGAGCAGTTGGCTAAAAGACATTGTCAACCACTTTTGGTGGTGCTGCAAAACAGCAGATTCTTACCAAGAGTTCCTT GAGCTGTGGCTTGGTCTCCTACATCATGTGACAAATGAACACAGGTGGGTGCTGGGAAGCTGCCAGCATGCAGACTTAGAATCTGGTGGAACTCAACAGTGGCTTGAGCGAGGCTCCATGGCACATGAGGCCCTGAAGAGCATCGTTAGAAACAAGTGGTGGCTTAATGAGGTCCACAAATATCTCAATTTTGG GTCCACTGCTGATCTGGAGTCCTTCCAGAACCATATTTTAATGTACGCTAGCAAGCGCACAGCATTTAGCCCTCCTGTCTTTGAGGCCAGGATGCTCCTTGCAGCGATGGACTATAATTACCACAAGGACCGCCCAGAGTTGTGTAAATCTGATGGAAGCAAACA GTACAGGAGGCTGTACAAGAAGAATGCTCGCAGGTATATGCTATACACTCAGAAGACATCCAAGACGTATGGCTACATCCCAGAACTGCAAgaacatgatccttcaaaagaGATTAGCTGGTAA
- the LOC125269510 gene encoding coiled-coil domain-containing protein 106-like — protein sequence MFSHYCKSTAGVIVSVPPPVSGPPQVAPTAVATIEKLKEENRLLKEERDFLCEQLKSSLDKRQLGTNRMMQKEASSESESADSSTFSDTSDSSDKPPKRKHKRKHKVRGGKDAYIRRGKCIIVQTPDDVLHCYKAILKLFLRTRSVSHSCKQHSVDRNTIALTAIIAELQIIATPELHIPEFQGETLQKYAKKCKDYLDTKPEVMSKITEMKHNRELLPIKVQI from the exons ATgttttctcattactgtaaatcTACAGCAGGTGTTATTGTCTCAGTTCCACCTCCTGTCTCTGGGCCACCACAAGTTGCACCAACCGCGGTTGCTACGATTGAAAAACTAAAAGAAGAAAACAGACTACTGAAAGAAGAACGAGACTTTCTTTGCGAGCAATTGAAATCTTCCCTCGATAAGAGACAACTAG GAACAAATAGAATGATGCAAAAGGAGGCTTCTTCTGAGTCGGAATCTGCAGACAGCTCAACATTCTCAGATACATCAGATTCATCTGACAAGCCTccaaaaagaaaacacaagagAAAGCACAAAGTCAGAGGGGGAAAAGATGCCTACATTCGAAGAGGCAAGTGTATAATAG tTCAAACACCTGATGATGTTTTGCACTGCTACAAGGCCATTCTGAAGCTCTTCCTGCGGACTAGGAGTGTTTCTCACAGCTGCAAACAACACAGTGTTGATCGCAATACCATAGCTCTTACAGCCATCATTGCAGAGCTGCAGATCATTGCTACTCCTGAACTGCACATCCCAGAATTCCAGGGTGAAACTCTGCAGAAATATGCAAAAAAGTGCAAGGACTACCTAGATACAAAACCAGAAGTCATGAGTAAAATCACTGAAATGAAACATAATCGTGAACTCCTACCAATTAAAGTACAAATTTAG